In a genomic window of Thermosynechococcus sp. CL-1:
- a CDS encoding J domain-containing protein, with protein MAHLSPSRTHYDILEVAPTASLAEIRRAYREKSKLYHPDTTTLPVAIAREEFHRLNEAYAVLTNPEQRQWYDLQLRLRAQSKQSSTMGIGASCRSQRSVRSTAVPPDDRPLSPGELFALFILGVTFVGCLVLAVIVGLSQQGQEWILQIVSRISELG; from the coding sequence ATGGCACATCTGTCCCCGTCGCGAACCCACTACGACATTCTCGAGGTGGCACCCACGGCCTCGTTGGCGGAGATTCGCCGTGCCTATCGAGAGAAGAGTAAGCTCTACCATCCGGATACGACGACGTTGCCGGTGGCGATCGCCCGCGAGGAGTTTCATCGCCTCAATGAGGCCTATGCAGTGCTGACCAATCCAGAGCAGCGGCAGTGGTATGACTTGCAATTACGCCTGCGGGCACAGTCAAAACAGTCAAGCACGATGGGGATAGGTGCCTCTTGTCGCTCTCAGAGGTCTGTTCGCTCTACTGCTGTGCCACCCGACGATCGCCCCCTCTCGCCGGGGGAGCTATTTGCTCTGTTTATCTTGGGGGTCACCTTTGTCGGCTGTTTGGTTCTGGCGGTAATTGTCGGTTTGTCCCAACAGGGGCAAGAATGGATCTTGCAAATTGTCAGTCGCATCTCAGAACTTGGATGA
- a CDS encoding DUF3143 domain-containing protein: protein MNTLPNPQTPLYNHALPQIEAWLQQKGCVRDETDIHCWELEYPQWSARICLDIEELQVVYHDRLEGSVIQRSFKYSCPRAEVEEAIFAGP from the coding sequence ATGAACACTCTGCCTAATCCCCAAACCCCCCTCTACAACCATGCCCTGCCGCAAATTGAAGCATGGCTACAGCAAAAGGGCTGTGTGCGGGATGAAACGGATATCCACTGTTGGGAGTTAGAGTATCCCCAGTGGTCAGCTCGGATTTGCTTGGATATTGAGGAGCTACAGGTGGTCTATCACGATCGCCTTGAGGGCAGTGTGATTCAGCGCTCTTTTAAGTACTCCTGTCCCCGTGCCGAGGTGGAGGAAGCCATTTTTGCGGGGCCTTAA
- a CDS encoding ferredoxin-thioredoxin reductase catalytic domain-containing protein produces MSSTYKPQQASDKNLEAMRKFAETYAKRTGTYFCSDLGTTAVVLEGLAKHKDDYGSPLCPCRHYEDKEAEVEAAYWNCPCVPMRERRECHCLLFLTPDHPFAGTTQEISFEQIREETNRFTVS; encoded by the coding sequence ATGAGTAGCACCTATAAACCGCAACAGGCCTCCGACAAAAATCTTGAAGCCATGCGCAAGTTTGCGGAAACCTATGCCAAGCGCACAGGAACCTACTTTTGCTCAGATTTAGGGACAACGGCGGTTGTTCTGGAAGGATTGGCCAAGCATAAGGACGACTATGGCTCTCCCCTGTGTCCCTGCCGCCACTATGAAGACAAAGAAGCAGAGGTAGAAGCGGCCTACTGGAATTGCCCCTGTGTGCCCATGCGCGAACGGCGGGAGTGTCACTGCCTTCTCTTTTTAACTCCGGATCATCCCTTTGCGGGTACAACTCAGGAGATTTCCTTTGAACAAATTCGCGAGGAAACCAATCGCTTTACGGTTTCTTAG
- a CDS encoding cysteine desulfurase family protein → MKPIYLDGLATTPVDPQVLAAMLPYFSDRPGNASNRAHAYGWEAAAAIDLARETIAAAIHAHPEEIIFTSGATEADNLAIKGVAEAYYSRGRHIITVQTEHNAVLAPCRYLESLGFRVTYLGVNEKGFIDLAELEQAFTHETILVSVMAANNEIGVLQPLAEIGRRCRDRGVLFHTDAAQALGKIPLDVQALQVDLMSLTAHKLYGPKGIGALYVRRDRPRVQLAPQLHGGHQEQGWRSGTLATPLIVGFGVAVRLAQERQATDIPHLRHLKERLWQGLASLGDIYLNGDWQQSLPNCLNVSIGGVEGNALLRAIYPHVALSTGAACSSDKPTPSHVLLALGRSPALARASLRFGLLRTTTEAEIDVALEQICHSVQQLRH, encoded by the coding sequence ATGAAGCCAATTTATTTAGATGGACTGGCGACCACACCCGTTGATCCACAAGTACTAGCCGCAATGTTGCCTTATTTTAGCGATCGCCCTGGCAATGCCAGTAATCGTGCCCATGCCTACGGTTGGGAGGCCGCCGCCGCCATTGATCTTGCCCGTGAAACGATTGCCGCAGCCATCCATGCCCATCCCGAAGAAATCATTTTCACCAGTGGTGCCACTGAAGCAGACAACTTGGCAATCAAGGGGGTGGCTGAAGCCTACTACAGTCGCGGTCGCCATATCATTACCGTGCAGACGGAGCACAATGCGGTGCTTGCTCCCTGTCGCTATTTGGAGTCCCTTGGCTTTCGGGTGACCTATCTAGGGGTGAATGAGAAAGGGTTCATTGATCTGGCGGAGTTAGAGCAAGCCTTTACCCATGAGACCATCTTGGTATCCGTGATGGCCGCCAATAATGAAATTGGGGTGCTCCAACCCTTGGCCGAGATTGGTCGCCGCTGTCGCGATCGCGGGGTACTCTTCCACACCGATGCCGCTCAAGCCTTGGGCAAAATTCCCTTGGATGTTCAGGCGCTTCAGGTGGATCTCATGTCCCTGACTGCCCATAAACTCTACGGACCAAAGGGCATTGGTGCCCTCTATGTGCGGCGCGATCGCCCCCGCGTCCAACTGGCACCTCAACTCCACGGCGGTCATCAAGAACAGGGCTGGCGATCCGGAACCTTGGCCACTCCCCTCATTGTCGGCTTTGGGGTAGCAGTACGACTCGCTCAGGAACGTCAAGCCACGGATATTCCCCATCTGCGGCACCTGAAAGAACGGCTGTGGCAGGGCTTAGCCTCCCTTGGAGACATTTATCTCAATGGTGATTGGCAACAGAGTTTACCCAACTGTCTCAATGTCAGTATTGGTGGGGTTGAGGGCAATGCTCTGCTGCGCGCCATCTATCCCCATGTCGCCCTCTCAACGGGGGCAGCCTGTAGTAGCGACAAACCAACACCGTCTCACGTTCTTCTTGCCTTGGGGCGATCGCCAGCCCTCGCCCGCGCCTCTTTGCGCTTTGGTCTGTTGCGCACTACTACAGAGGCAGAGATTGATGTTGCCCTTGAGCAGATTTGCCACAGTGTTCAACAACTACGCCACTAG
- a CDS encoding spore coat protein U domain-containing protein, giving the protein MAGGDYNLYVNAARTQIWGDGTGGSSLRTLVPVNNAPTTLEIFGRIPTRQFVPAGIYSDTIVVTLEY; this is encoded by the coding sequence CTGGCGGGGGGCGACTACAACCTTTACGTTAATGCCGCTCGCACCCAAATCTGGGGGGATGGTACCGGTGGGAGCAGTTTGCGTACCTTAGTGCCTGTGAATAATGCCCCTACAACCCTTGAAATTTTTGGTCGCATCCCCACGCGGCAGTTTGTGCCTGCGGGCATCTACAGCGATACGATTGTAGTGACACTGGAATACTAA